A window of the Arachis duranensis cultivar V14167 chromosome 5, aradu.V14167.gnm2.J7QH, whole genome shotgun sequence genome harbors these coding sequences:
- the LOC107490037 gene encoding uncharacterized protein LOC107490037 — MEYNKKNHPPTPPLPPVSETEEGGGGESTMECSAKLCKSCTAGLIADCVALCCCPCAVLHCFALAFVKAPWVVGRRCFRLGKKSWSSSPSSSSSNNKKKKTLIKHNKRRCKCSSSTTTTTSSSTTHDFEAVAVVQSTSSETNDVVVVGRDDELESVTVNAGFEADEVWLELYQIAHLDFGRISFSDQHNE, encoded by the coding sequence ATGGAATACAACAAGAAAAATCACCCTCCTACTCCTCCTCTTCCACCCGTTTCCGAGACGGAAGAGGGCGGAGGAGGAGAGAGCACAATGGAGTGCTCGGCGAAGCTGTGCAAGTCGTGCACGGCTGGCCTCATAGCCGACTGTGTCGCGCTATGCTGCTGTCCGTGCGCAGTCTTGCACTGCTTCGCCTTAGCATTTGTAAAGGCTCCATGGGTTGTCGGAAGAAGGTGCTTCCGCTTAGGCAAGAAATCATGGTCGTCGTCGCCGTCTTCGTCCTCGTctaacaacaagaagaagaaaacactGATCAAACACAACAAGAGAAGATGCAAATgttcttcttctactactacAACAACTAGTAGTAGTACTACTCATGATTTTGAAGCTGTCGCTGTCGTGCAATCAACATCATCGGAAACCaatgatgttgttgttgttgggagGGACGATGAACTGGAGAGTGTCACTGTCAATGCTGGATTTGAGGCTGACGAGGTTTGGTTAGAGCTTTATCAAATTGCTCATTTGGATTTTGGAAGGATTTCTTTCTCAGACCAACATAATGagtga
- the LOC107490071 gene encoding cinnamoyl-CoA reductase-like SNL6, which translates to MGVVRSWESRQAELESFCRSLVTDTATIHRRKDLKPQPKNNLFGDYDEEEERNTLVCVTSGVSYLGLALVNKLLQKGYSVRITIENPEDIEKVREMKESRGGNGKLEVVMGKLSDVDSLLNAFEGCHGVFHTSAFTDPAGLSGYTKSMAEIEARVSENVMEACARTTIKRCVFTSSLLACVWQQQNPDSQDSPITINHTSWTNESLCKEKKLWYALGKVRAEKAAWRIANERGLKLTTICPALITGPDFCRSNPTSTIAYLKGAQEMYCHGLIATVDVTKLAEAHASVFKAMNSTASGRYICFDKLIDNQTEAEILAKEIGMPKHKICGDCSSLHRFMKISNDKLNRLMSGPIRCYNQHYC; encoded by the exons atggGTGTGGTGCGGTCGTGGGAGAGTAGGCAGGCGGAGCTAGAGTCCTTTTGCCGAAGCCTAGTGACCGATACGGCCACCATTCATCGGCGAAAGGACCTAAAGCCGCAGCCGAAAAACAACCTCTTTGGGGAttatgatgaagaagaagagaggaatACCCTAGTTTGTGTGACAAGTGGTGTTTCTTATTTGGGACTTGCTTTGGTCAACAAGCTTTTGCAAAAAGGTTACTCAGTGAGAATCACTATTGAAAACCCAg AGGACATAGAAAAAGTGAGGGAAATGAAGGAAAGTAGAGGAGGAAATGGAAAATTGGAAGTAGTAATGGGAAAGTTAAGTGATGTTGATAGCTTATTAAATGCATTTGAAGGTTGCCATGGCGTTTTTCACACCTCTGCTTTTACCGATCCTGCTGGTCTCTCTGGCTACACT AAATCTATGGCTGAGATTGAAGCGAGGGTGAGTGAGAATGTGATGGAAGCATGTGCAAGAACAACTATTAAAAGATGTGTCTTCACATCATCACTCTTAGCTTGTGTGTGGCAACAACAAAATCCAGACTCACAAGATTCTCCAATTACTATTAACCATACCTCATGGACAAATGAATCACTGTGCAAAGAAAAGAAG TTATGGTATGCATTGGGAAAAGTGAGAGCTGAGAAGGCTGCATGGAGAATAGCAAATGAAAGGGGTTTGAAGCTCACTACCATATGTCCAGCACTCATCACAGGCCCTGATTTTTGTCGCAGTAATCCAACATCTACTATTGCATATCTTAAAG GTGCCCAAGAAATGTATTGTCATGGTTTGATAGCAACAGTTGACGTAACAAAATTGGCTGAAGCTCATGCAAGTGTGTTCAAGGCAATGAATAGCACTGCTTCTGGCAGATACATTTGTTTTGATAAATTAATTGATAACCAAACTGAGGCAGAAATTTTGGCCAAAGAAATTGGGATGCCTAAACATAAGATTTGTGGGGATTGTTCCTCATTGCATAGATTTATGAAAATCTCAAATGACAAGTTAAACAGACTGATGTCAGGTCCAATTAGGTGTTACAATCAACATTATTGTTAA